A window of Sutcliffiella cohnii contains these coding sequences:
- a CDS encoding peroxiredoxin family protein: protein MKKNIIIISILFALISWGVYDFVNTTDEIVTVNAENLKEGLEKGNIAPDFELNTLDGSSFKLSDFRGKKIILNFWASWCPPCQAEMPHMQDFYEDKKNEDIVIIAVNLTKMERNEQSIRAFANNLGITFPIPLDVDGEIGNKYHAFTIPTSYVIDTNGLIQNKIIGPMSYEMMDNYTKKIN, encoded by the coding sequence ATGAAAAAAAACATAATCATTATTAGCATTTTATTCGCACTAATTAGTTGGGGAGTGTACGATTTTGTCAATACGACGGATGAAATTGTAACTGTAAATGCCGAAAATTTAAAAGAGGGCTTAGAAAAAGGAAATATAGCACCAGATTTTGAATTAAATACGCTTGATGGATCTTCCTTTAAGCTTTCTGATTTTCGTGGAAAAAAAATAATATTAAATTTTTGGGCATCTTGGTGTCCACCATGCCAGGCTGAAATGCCACATATGCAAGATTTTTATGAAGATAAAAAAAATGAAGATATTGTAATAATTGCTGTCAACTTAACGAAGATGGAACGAAATGAACAATCAATTAGAGCATTTGCTAATAATCTAGGTATTACTTTCCCAATTCCATTAGATGTAGACGGTGAAATCGGAAATAAATATCATGCATTCACCATCCCGACAAGTTATGTTATTGATACGAATGGATTAATTCAAAATAAAATTATCGGTCCAATGTCATATGAGATGATGGATAATTATACGAAAAAAATAAATTAA
- a CDS encoding DUF3892 domain-containing protein yields the protein MKETFIAVQKNGDGDIEKFKTSNGRILSYEQALHDVNEGIVIGANVFKGKDGEMYIRGNADGDPTNNLDQLPTF from the coding sequence TTGAAAGAAACTTTTATAGCTGTTCAAAAGAATGGTGATGGAGATATTGAAAAGTTTAAAACATCCAATGGTCGTATTCTGTCCTATGAACAGGCATTACACGATGTAAATGAGGGGATTGTAATTGGAGCAAACGTCTTTAAAGGTAAAGATGGAGAAATGTATATTAGAGGAAATGCTGACGGAGATCCAACAAATAATTTAGATCAATTACCTACATTTTAA
- a CDS encoding class I SAM-dependent methyltransferase: protein MNNKSWQQSSANAWNDRALDWHERSEAMWKTGSRKTIIPFIQSKLKQGSTVLDAGCGDGYGSYLLSQNDYKVIGVDLAENMIKYAKDTYKNSEMVFLQGDLSNLPLGNESVDAIMAINSLEWTENPLTVINEFHRVMKNKGSLFIGLLGPTAGPRANSFNRLYGEHIICNTMMPWELERLALENGWNLIDHLPVYKEDAKKIETSKLPKILKQSLTFMWVFHFEREG, encoded by the coding sequence ATGAACAATAAATCTTGGCAACAATCTAGCGCTAACGCCTGGAATGATCGTGCTCTTGATTGGCATGAGAGAAGTGAAGCTATGTGGAAAACAGGTAGTCGTAAAACAATTATTCCGTTTATCCAAAGTAAATTAAAACAAGGTTCTACTGTATTAGATGCGGGATGTGGCGACGGGTACGGTTCCTACTTGCTTTCACAAAACGATTATAAGGTCATCGGTGTAGATTTAGCTGAAAATATGATTAAGTATGCGAAAGATACGTATAAAAATTCCGAAATGGTGTTTTTACAAGGTGATTTATCTAATCTACCACTAGGCAACGAGTCAGTTGATGCCATTATGGCAATAAACTCTCTTGAATGGACAGAAAATCCTTTAACTGTCATAAATGAGTTTCATCGGGTTATGAAGAATAAAGGTTCCTTATTTATAGGGTTACTCGGACCTACAGCTGGACCAAGAGCTAACAGTTTTAATCGTCTGTATGGTGAACATATAATTTGTAATACGATGATGCCCTGGGAATTAGAACGACTTGCTTTAGAAAATGGTTGGAACTTAATAGATCATTTACCCGTATATAAAGAGGATGCTAAAAAGATAGAAACTTCTAAGCTCCCAAAAATATTAAAGCAATCTTTAACGTTCATGTGGGTGTTTCATTTTGAAAGGGAGGGATAA
- a CDS encoding AIM24 family protein — translation MSKYSISQFIQSTKQKDLGQGFFELETERILEVNLNGLVWAKMGSMISYEGNIKFEREGILEHGLGRLLKKTFTGEGSQLMKANGNGKLYLADQGKKITIVDLAGDSIYINGNDLLAFEDGLHWDIKLMRRIAGVLSGGLFNVHLEGNGLVAFTSHYEPLTLMVYPGQPIYTDPNATVAWSGNLQPEFVTDIQLKTLVGRGSGESLQMKFSGNGFVVVQPYEEVYFSDKNS, via the coding sequence ATGTCAAAATATTCAATTTCTCAATTTATTCAATCTACTAAACAAAAAGATTTAGGGCAAGGCTTCTTTGAACTAGAAACGGAAAGAATATTAGAAGTAAATTTAAATGGATTAGTTTGGGCAAAAATGGGATCAATGATATCTTACGAAGGTAATATCAAATTCGAACGGGAAGGAATATTAGAACACGGATTAGGCAGACTCTTAAAAAAGACCTTTACTGGCGAAGGTTCACAACTCATGAAAGCGAATGGTAATGGGAAGCTATATTTAGCAGATCAAGGAAAAAAAATAACGATTGTTGATTTAGCAGGAGACAGTATTTATATAAACGGTAACGATTTACTAGCTTTTGAAGATGGATTACATTGGGATATTAAGCTGATGAGGAGAATTGCAGGAGTACTGTCAGGAGGCTTATTTAATGTTCACCTAGAAGGAAATGGCCTAGTAGCTTTTACTTCTCACTACGAGCCGTTAACATTAATGGTTTATCCTGGTCAACCAATTTATACAGATCCAAATGCTACAGTAGCATGGTCCGGTAATTTACAACCAGAGTTTGTAACAGACATACAATTAAAAACATTAGTCGGACGAGGTAGTGGTGAATCACTTCAAATGAAATTTAGCGGAAATGGCTTTGTAGTTGTTCAACCTTATGAAGAAGTATACTTTTCAGATAAAAATAGCTGA